A stretch of the Planktothricoides raciborskii GIHE-MW2 genome encodes the following:
- a CDS encoding iron uptake porin has translation MSKKSPYFWLTKPAIVSASLLLATSAIASEPVSGSGSATNENASINSILNQVEEYNPINLSQGGDDPLQRVNSVNQLRDVRPTDWAYTALQNLAERHGCLLAYPNGEYRGNRAMTRYEFAAGLDACLEQIQRQLANLDTGVSRSDLEALQRLQEEFAGELTVLRRRVDALEVRTAELEANQFSTTTKLFGESIFALVAADGGSATNADANGEFALGTRTRLNFDTSFSGQDLLRTRLQVATLDSFAQNNTFTPEGDLMFNAGLDQDGDTSFRLSSLLYSTNLGDKTRIAFIANAGAVNDFASTVVPMDGDGGSGAVSRFGTRPPIYNLVSGSGVGLTYDAGKAELSLGYLAGNDNLGRSVGSPLPQNGLFDGPYGAIAQLVFKPVDGLKVGLTYVNAYNKDTQTGSIFATPVSSIGFTTSTNAYGLQFGYETADMPVKLGGWLGYTDSNIKDSGLDGDMAAWNWAVTLGVDAGPPGSQLGLIVGMEPKVTSSDGALAGLEDSDTSLHIEGFYEYQLSNNISVTPAFVWLTAPDHNSNNDDLVIGTLRTTFRF, from the coding sequence ATGTCTAAAAAATCTCCATATTTCTGGCTGACTAAGCCAGCGATCGTCAGTGCCAGCCTGTTGTTGGCCACATCAGCGATCGCCAGCGAACCTGTATCGGGTTCAGGATCCGCAACCAACGAAAATGCCTCCATCAACTCGATTCTCAATCAAGTTGAAGAATACAATCCGATCAACCTATCCCAAGGGGGAGATGACCCTCTACAACGAGTCAACTCTGTCAACCAACTCCGGGATGTCCGCCCCACTGACTGGGCTTATACCGCCCTGCAAAATCTAGCTGAACGTCACGGCTGTCTATTGGCTTACCCGAATGGCGAATACCGAGGCAATCGGGCCATGACTCGTTATGAATTTGCCGCTGGCTTAGACGCTTGTCTCGAACAGATTCAAAGACAGCTTGCCAACTTAGATACAGGGGTTTCTCGCTCCGACCTAGAAGCCCTACAACGATTGCAAGAAGAATTTGCCGGAGAATTAACCGTTCTGCGCCGCCGAGTCGATGCCCTAGAAGTGCGTACCGCCGAACTCGAAGCCAATCAATTCTCCACCACCACCAAACTCTTTGGGGAATCCATCTTTGCCTTAGTCGCTGCTGATGGTGGCAGCGCGACTAACGCTGATGCCAACGGTGAGTTTGCCCTAGGCACTCGGACTCGTCTCAACTTTGATACCAGTTTCTCCGGTCAAGACTTACTCCGCACTCGACTGCAAGTCGCCACTCTGGATTCATTTGCCCAGAACAACACCTTCACCCCCGAAGGGGATCTGATGTTTAATGCCGGACTTGACCAAGATGGAGACACCTCTTTCCGCTTGAGTTCCTTGCTGTACAGCACCAATCTAGGTGACAAGACTCGGATTGCTTTTATTGCCAATGCCGGAGCGGTGAATGACTTCGCCAGCACCGTGGTGCCCATGGATGGAGATGGTGGCAGTGGTGCCGTGTCTCGCTTTGGGACTCGCCCGCCCATTTATAACCTGGTCAGTGGTTCTGGTGTCGGCTTAACCTACGATGCGGGTAAAGCCGAACTCAGCTTGGGTTATTTAGCCGGTAATGATAACTTAGGACGTTCTGTTGGCAGCCCCCTCCCCCAAAATGGTTTATTTGATGGGCCTTACGGCGCTATAGCTCAGTTGGTATTCAAGCCCGTTGATGGCTTAAAAGTGGGTCTAACCTATGTCAATGCCTACAACAAAGACACCCAGACAGGGAGCATTTTTGCCACCCCAGTTTCTTCCATTGGTTTCACCACTTCCACCAATGCCTACGGCCTGCAATTCGGCTACGAAACTGCTGATATGCCGGTTAAGCTCGGTGGCTGGTTGGGTTACACCGATTCAAACATCAAAGATTCAGGATTAGACGGTGACATGGCCGCCTGGAACTGGGCTGTGACTTTGGGGGTCGATGCAGGTCCTCCGGGAAGCCAACTGGGTCTGATTGTGGGCATGGAACCCAAAGTCACCAGCAGTGATGGAGCGTTAGCCGGTCTGGAAGATTCTGATACTTCCCTGCACATTGAAGGCTTCTACGAGTATCAACTATCCAATAACATTTCCGTTACTCCAGCCTTCGTCTGGTTGACTGCTCCGGATCACAACAGCAACAACGATGACTTGGTAATTGGCACTCTCAGAACCACCTTTAGATTCTAA